The proteins below are encoded in one region of Buttiauxella gaviniae:
- the astC gene encoding succinylornithine/acetylornithine transaminase: MSQSITRQNFDEWMMPVYAPASFIPVRGEGSTLWDQQGNDYIDFAGGIAVNALGHANPELRKALEEQAAKFWHTGNGYTNEPILRLAKQLIDATFADKVFFCNSGAEANEAALKLARKYAHDNFGPQKSGIVAFKNAFHGRTLFTVSAGGQPAYSQDFAPLPPQISHAIFNDLQSASELINENTCAVIVEPMQGEGGVVPADPTFLQGLRELCDRHNAVLIFDEVQTGVGRTGELYAYMHYGITPDVLSTAKALGGGFPIGAMLTTDKFSKVMVVGTHGTTYGGNPLAGAVAGRVMEIINTPEVLNGVKQRHAWFVERLNKINQKHQLFSEVRGLGLLIGCVLQPEYSGKAKLILQAAAKEGLMMLIAGANVVRFAPALIVSEAEVQEGLDRFERACERFLAGEQS; the protein is encoded by the coding sequence ATGTCGCAGTCAATTACCCGCCAGAATTTCGACGAATGGATGATGCCCGTTTATGCCCCTGCTTCTTTTATTCCGGTACGTGGTGAAGGGTCGACGTTATGGGACCAGCAGGGCAACGATTACATTGATTTTGCCGGTGGGATTGCGGTTAACGCGCTGGGGCACGCCAACCCGGAACTGCGCAAAGCGCTTGAAGAGCAGGCGGCAAAATTCTGGCACACCGGTAACGGCTACACCAACGAGCCGATCCTGCGTCTGGCAAAACAACTGATTGATGCCACCTTTGCCGACAAAGTGTTCTTCTGCAACTCCGGGGCGGAAGCCAACGAAGCGGCGCTGAAACTGGCGCGTAAATACGCTCATGATAATTTTGGCCCACAGAAAAGTGGCATCGTCGCATTTAAAAATGCGTTTCATGGCCGCACGCTGTTTACCGTCTCAGCGGGCGGGCAGCCCGCCTATTCACAAGATTTTGCACCGCTGCCGCCGCAAATCAGCCACGCGATTTTTAACGATCTGCAATCCGCCAGCGAACTGATTAACGAAAACACCTGTGCCGTGATTGTTGAGCCGATGCAGGGCGAAGGCGGCGTGGTGCCAGCGGATCCGACTTTCCTGCAAGGCCTGCGAGAACTCTGCGATCGCCACAATGCGGTGCTGATTTTTGACGAAGTACAAACCGGCGTGGGTCGCACCGGCGAGCTGTATGCCTATATGCATTACGGCATCACGCCGGATGTGCTCTCTACTGCGAAGGCGTTAGGCGGTGGCTTCCCGATTGGCGCGATGCTGACCACCGATAAGTTCTCAAAAGTGATGGTGGTGGGAACGCACGGCACCACTTACGGCGGTAACCCGCTGGCGGGTGCGGTGGCGGGGCGCGTAATGGAAATTATTAATACCCCGGAAGTTCTTAATGGGGTGAAGCAGCGCCATGCCTGGTTTGTTGAGCGTTTAAACAAGATTAACCAGAAGCATCAACTGTTCAGCGAAGTGCGCGGTCTGGGGCTGCTAATTGGCTGCGTACTGCAACCAGAATACAGCGGAAAAGCTAAACTTATCTTACAGGCCGCGGCGAAAGAGGGCTTGATGATGCTTATCGCCGGTGCGAACGTCGTTCGTTTTGCACCGGCTTTAATTGTCAGCGAAGCCGAAGTGCAGGAAGGGTTGGATCGTTTTGAGCGCGCCTGTGAACGCTTCTTAGCGGGAGAGCAATCATGA
- a CDS encoding 4Fe-4S binding protein, translated as MAGFAPRLCPKTGRSGRFWCSFCPVTFIDAVYNSVFSTRIHFLLTSCNIVQ; from the coding sequence ATAGCGGGGTTTGCACCGCGTTTATGCCCCAAAACGGGGCGAAGCGGTAGATTTTGGTGCAGTTTTTGCCCTGTAACATTCATTGATGCTGTCTATAACAGCGTTTTCAGCACGCGGATTCATTTTCTGCTAACATCCTGCAACATTGTTCAGTAA